One genomic window of Punica granatum isolate Tunisia-2019 chromosome 1, ASM765513v2, whole genome shotgun sequence includes the following:
- the LOC116192426 gene encoding rhomboid-like protein 11, chloroplastic isoform X3, which translates to MASSQLLQLRQLAALRFRSDSAVAMFPSAFPIPPLQLKTLPFSSLSGPFNAAGPNKMPLPLTTRRPLLRFPCRLSGSGPDIISQLELGKPDEKPVKRVNGIFWIILLNLGIYVADHLFQVQGIKSLYLYHNWPAWYQFLTATFCHADWNHLSSNLFFLYIFGKLVEEEEGNFALWFCYIITGAGANLVSWLLLPRNSVSVGASGAVFGLFAISILVKMSWDWRKILEVLILGQFVIKRSSE; encoded by the exons ATGGCTTCTTCGCAGCTCCTTCAGCTTCGGCAGCTCGCTGCTCTCAGATTTCGCTCCGATTCCGCCGTGGCCATGTTCCCCTCCGCCTTTCCTATCCCTCCTCTTCAGCTCAAAACCTTGCCTTTCTCTTCCCTCTCTGGGCCTTTCAATGCCGCCGGACCCAATAAAATGCCGCTCCCTCTGACTACCCGCCGGCCGCTTCTCCGGTTCCCCTGTCGACTGAGTGGCTCCGGCCCAG ATATCATATCACAGCTGGAGCTGGGGAAGCCAGACGAAAAGCCGGTGAAGCGTGTGAACGGAATATTCTGGATAATCCTCCTCAATCTTGGGATCTATGTTGCAGATCACTTGTTTCAG GTCCAGGGCATTAAAAGCTTGTATTTGTATCACAATTGGCCTGCTTGGTACCAGTTTCTTACAGCAACATTCTGCCATGCTGACTG GAACCATCTTTCCAGCAATCTCTTCTTCTTGTATATCTTTG GTAAACTTGTTGAAGAGGAGGAAGGGAACTTTGCTCTCTGGTTTTGTTATATTATAACTGGTGCTGGGGCGAACCTTGTTTCATGGCTTCTTCTTCCCAGAAATTCGGTTTCTGTTGGAGCTTCTGGTGCTGTTTTCGGATTGTTTGCTATCAGCATCCTCGTAAAA ATGTCATGGGATTGGAGGAAGATCCTCGAAGTGCTTATTTTGGGCCAATTTGTTATCAAAAGG AGTTCAGAGTAA
- the LOC116192426 gene encoding rhomboid-like protein 11, chloroplastic isoform X2 has product MASSQLLQLRQLAALRFRSDSAVAMFPSAFPIPPLQLKTLPFSSLSGPFNAAGPNKMPLPLTTRRPLLRFPCRLSGSGPDIISQLELGKPDEKPVKRVNGIFWIILLNLGIYVADHLFQVQGIKSLYLYHNWPAWYQFLTATFCHADWNHLSSNLFFLYIFGKLVEEEEGNFALWFCYIITGAGANLVSWLLLPRNSVSVGASGAVFGLFAISILVKMSWDWRKILEVLILGQFVIKRSKWNYQYSSWLLIGDGSSSSFDCNACLFPWKLLPAEHQSRCPSLWCSDWCPPSLAR; this is encoded by the exons ATGGCTTCTTCGCAGCTCCTTCAGCTTCGGCAGCTCGCTGCTCTCAGATTTCGCTCCGATTCCGCCGTGGCCATGTTCCCCTCCGCCTTTCCTATCCCTCCTCTTCAGCTCAAAACCTTGCCTTTCTCTTCCCTCTCTGGGCCTTTCAATGCCGCCGGACCCAATAAAATGCCGCTCCCTCTGACTACCCGCCGGCCGCTTCTCCGGTTCCCCTGTCGACTGAGTGGCTCCGGCCCAG ATATCATATCACAGCTGGAGCTGGGGAAGCCAGACGAAAAGCCGGTGAAGCGTGTGAACGGAATATTCTGGATAATCCTCCTCAATCTTGGGATCTATGTTGCAGATCACTTGTTTCAG GTCCAGGGCATTAAAAGCTTGTATTTGTATCACAATTGGCCTGCTTGGTACCAGTTTCTTACAGCAACATTCTGCCATGCTGACTG GAACCATCTTTCCAGCAATCTCTTCTTCTTGTATATCTTTG GTAAACTTGTTGAAGAGGAGGAAGGGAACTTTGCTCTCTGGTTTTGTTATATTATAACTGGTGCTGGGGCGAACCTTGTTTCATGGCTTCTTCTTCCCAGAAATTCGGTTTCTGTTGGAGCTTCTGGTGCTGTTTTCGGATTGTTTGCTATCAGCATCCTCGTAAAA ATGTCATGGGATTGGAGGAAGATCCTCGAAGTGCTTATTTTGGGCCAATTTGTTATCAAAAGG AGTAAGTGGAATTATCAGTACTCTTCTTGGCTATTGATAGGTGATGGAAGCAGCTCAAGCTTCGACTGCAATGCCTGCCTCTTTCCGTGGAAACTACTCCCTGCAGAGCATCAATCACGTTGCCCATCTCTCTGGTGCTCTGATTGGTGTCCTCCTAGTTTGGCTCGTTAG
- the LOC116192426 gene encoding rhomboid-like protein 11, chloroplastic isoform X1, translating to MASSQLLQLRQLAALRFRSDSAVAMFPSAFPIPPLQLKTLPFSSLSGPFNAAGPNKMPLPLTTRRPLLRFPCRLSGSGPDIISQLELGKPDEKPVKRVNGIFWIILLNLGIYVADHLFQVQGIKSLYLYHNWPAWYQFLTATFCHADWNHLSSNLFFLYIFGKLVEEEEGNFALWFCYIITGAGANLVSWLLLPRNSVSVGASGAVFGLFAISILVKMSWDWRKILEVLILGQFVIKRVMEAAQASTAMPASFRGNYSLQSINHVAHLSGALIGVLLVWLVSKVPSEPREQDKSISHRKTDGKF from the exons ATGGCTTCTTCGCAGCTCCTTCAGCTTCGGCAGCTCGCTGCTCTCAGATTTCGCTCCGATTCCGCCGTGGCCATGTTCCCCTCCGCCTTTCCTATCCCTCCTCTTCAGCTCAAAACCTTGCCTTTCTCTTCCCTCTCTGGGCCTTTCAATGCCGCCGGACCCAATAAAATGCCGCTCCCTCTGACTACCCGCCGGCCGCTTCTCCGGTTCCCCTGTCGACTGAGTGGCTCCGGCCCAG ATATCATATCACAGCTGGAGCTGGGGAAGCCAGACGAAAAGCCGGTGAAGCGTGTGAACGGAATATTCTGGATAATCCTCCTCAATCTTGGGATCTATGTTGCAGATCACTTGTTTCAG GTCCAGGGCATTAAAAGCTTGTATTTGTATCACAATTGGCCTGCTTGGTACCAGTTTCTTACAGCAACATTCTGCCATGCTGACTG GAACCATCTTTCCAGCAATCTCTTCTTCTTGTATATCTTTG GTAAACTTGTTGAAGAGGAGGAAGGGAACTTTGCTCTCTGGTTTTGTTATATTATAACTGGTGCTGGGGCGAACCTTGTTTCATGGCTTCTTCTTCCCAGAAATTCGGTTTCTGTTGGAGCTTCTGGTGCTGTTTTCGGATTGTTTGCTATCAGCATCCTCGTAAAA ATGTCATGGGATTGGAGGAAGATCCTCGAAGTGCTTATTTTGGGCCAATTTGTTATCAAAAGG GTGATGGAAGCAGCTCAAGCTTCGACTGCAATGCCTGCCTCTTTCCGTGGAAACTACTCCCTGCAGAGCATCAATCACGTTGCCCATCTCTCTGGTGCTCTGATTGGTGTCCTCCTAGTTTGGCTCGTTAGTAAAGTTCCTTCTGAACCTCGAGAGCAAGATAAGTCGATCTCGCACAGGAAAACAGATGGGAAGTTTTGA
- the LOC116204556 gene encoding uncharacterized protein LOC116204556, producing MPNIGADAKNEMPRAEQITITMNERANAITHDPMLIQLPNPPHSEWVDDERFPPRYKTPYFSRFSRDDKVMAIEHLARFTCQCKEASNNGALKLRIFPMSLTGATFTWHLYLPERSIHTLEDMKIKFALRFSRYDLGVTVGYLAQNRQKKGETVENYIKRFKKAKIKCRAMLSEIDYADMAYQDYDVDMAEFVKGDSIVCEALTHRNVKAKNSIKDKVERKYSFDVTKTDHIFDWLKCDIFRNLIQDKNESKELKFPKKKFDMAIDKDLFPNGYGYEAIYVNPSPFMYDTCVANTYANYDVWEDELISNDDFSEFVAMNFPLEEDTTQKLVEEAQNMFLPPDFGKNYFQ from the exons ATGCCAAACATTGGGGCTGATGCTAAGAATGAAATGCCTAGAGCAGAACAAATTACCATTACTATGAATGAGAGAGCCAATGCAATAACTCATGACCCAATGTTAATTCAATTGCCTAATCCACCCCATTCTGAGTGGGTAGATGATGAACGTTTCCCTCCTAGATATAAAACCCCTTACTTCTCTAGATTTTCTAGAGATGATAAAGTTATGGCTATTGAACACTTGGCTAGATTCACTTGCCAGTGTAAGGAGGCTTCGAATAATGGGGCTCTAAAGTTAAGAATATTCCCAATGTCTCTGACTGGAGCAACCTTCACTTGGCATTTGTATCTTCCTGAGAGGTCTATTCATACCCTGGAAGatatgaaaataaagtttGCTCTACGTTTCTCCAGATATGATTTGGGAGTAACTGTAGGATATCTAGCCCAAAATAGACAAAAGAAGGGGGAAACTGTTGAGAATTACATTAAGAGATTCAAGAAAGCCAAAATCAAGTGTAGGGCTATGCTCTCTGAAATAGATTATGCTGATATGGCCTACCAAG ATTATGATGTTGATATGGCTGAATTCGTGAAGGGAGATTCCATTGTTTGTGAAGCCTTGACTCATAGGAATGTAAAAGCCAAAAATTCAATCAAAGACAAGgttgaaagaaaatattcatttgATGTTACTAAAACTGACCATATCTTCGACTGGCTTAAG TGTGATATATTCAGAAACTTGATTCAAGATAAGAATGAGTCTAAAGAGCTCAAATTCCCCAAAAAGAAGTTTGATATGGCTATTGATAAAGATCTATTTCCA AATGGATATGGCTATGAGGCTATTTATGTTAATCCAAGTCCTTTCATGTATGACACTTGTGTGGCTAACACATATGCTAATTATGATGTTTGGGAAGATGAACTAATTTCCAATGATGACTTTAGTGAATTTGTTGCCATGAACTTTCCTTTGGAAGAGGACACGACCCAGAAGCTAGTCGAGGAAGCTCAGAATATGTTTTTACCCCCCGACTTTGGGAAGAACTATTTCCAATGA